A window of Nitrospirota bacterium genomic DNA:
GAAATGCTGAAGACCTACTCAAAGCAGATGGAGCAGGGGGATGTTAATTACAACCGGATGTTCCAGATGGTGAAGAAGAAATTGATAGATGAGAGAGGGATAGTGCTTTAAAAGCAGTGAGCAGTAGATGCAGGTCTTTATCTGCTAACTGCTTACTTGAGGTTATTTTTCGGATGAACCGTCATGAGCGGGGCGCTCACAAAGGGCCATGAAAATCAGCGGGACAAGAAAGTCCCGCCTATCCTCGTTGATATGGATAGGCGGGGTTTTCTTACCCCGCCGGAAGTATTTTCGGATGAACCGTCATGAGCCGGTGGCTCACAAATGGCAATGAAAACCCCACCCTCACCCTGATCCCCCCTCCTGCCTCCCCCCGCAAAAGAGGGGGGAGGGATTTGGAAGGAATTTAATTGCAGCTCTCCCTGTGGGAGAGGGGGCTATGTTGATTCCCTCCCCTTCAAGGGGAGGGGTAGGGTGGGGATGGGGTTGATTTTCGAATGAAGAGTGGAAACATGCTATGATACTTAGTGAAGATAAAATAAATCACCTGTCACACCTTATTATAAAAGACCTTAAAAAGGGGCTTGCAACCATGAAGGGTGATGAGGTCGCTGTGTTAAAGGAGGTTAAGCGATTGCTAACCTTAGAATTTCACCTTGAAGAAGAAATAGATGCCATAGTCAGGAAGAAGCTTGTAGCCTATTCCTTAAGAAATCCGGAAGGCACCCCTGAATGGCAACTCCAATACAACCGTTTCTTTGAAGAAGAGATGAATAAGAGACGCCGGT
This region includes:
- a CDS encoding DUF507 family protein, with amino-acid sequence MILSEDKINHLSHLIIKDLKKGLATMKGDEVAVLKEVKRLLTLEFHLEEEIDAIVRKKLVAYSLRNPEGTPEWQLQYNRFFEEEMNKRRR